A window from Neobacillus sp. PS3-40 encodes these proteins:
- a CDS encoding helix-turn-helix transcriptional regulator — translation MLEHLSELRKSRKWSLQDTADQLGMAKSTYAGYESGYREPSLQSLSQIADLFETTVDFIIGRTENDSNFIEITNLNKSPDHRLSIDGRPLSPDELIDFIAFVRIKRSLRTKEIGEVAPTDIEE, via the coding sequence ATGCTTGAACATTTATCCGAATTAAGAAAAAGCCGAAAATGGTCCTTACAAGATACTGCAGATCAACTTGGAATGGCGAAGAGCACTTATGCCGGATATGAATCTGGGTATCGTGAACCCTCCCTTCAATCGTTATCACAAATTGCAGATTTATTCGAAACAACTGTTGATTTTATAATTGGAAGAACAGAAAACGACTCGAATTTTATAGAGATTACAAATCTAAATAAAAGTCCAGATCACAGACTTTCAATTGATGGAAGACCATTATCACCAGATGAATTAATCGATTTTATTGCTTTTGTGAGAATAAAGAGAAGTTTGAGGACGAAAGAGATAGGAGAAGTAGCTCCAACGGATATAGAAGAGTGA
- a CDS encoding IS3 family transposase, whose translation MDVIPKIYNYIYHYNEARIFKKLGYLTPK comes from the coding sequence ATGGACGTAATTCCGAAAATTTATAACTATATTTATCATTATAACGAGGCAAGAATTTTTAAAAAACTAGGCTACCTCACTCCAAAATGA